From Sporosarcina sp. Marseille-Q4943, the proteins below share one genomic window:
- a CDS encoding YjcZ family sporulation protein — MGREYGGGYGSSFALIVVLFILLIIIGASFVY; from the coding sequence ATGGGACGTGAATACGGAGGCGGATATGGTTCTTCCTTTGCTTTGATTGTTGTGCTTTTCATCCTGTTAATCATTATTGGTGCAAGCTTTGTCTATTAA